A DNA window from Rhodococcus sp. Z13 contains the following coding sequences:
- the fadD32 gene encoding long-chain-fatty-acid--AMP ligase FadD32 gives MSVGFEEFIDENGEIRLPEGCTLLDHLEENFASNGGELAYRYIDYSRERDGEVHELTWDQFGIRVKAIAARLQQVTVPGDRVAILAPQGLDYVVSFFAAIFAGTIAVPLFDPDEPGHTDRLHAVLGDCTPSAILTATSSAAGVRQFFRPLPAAERPRVIAVDAIPDTVAESWTRPPIGTDDIAYLQYTSGSTRVPAGVEITHRSVLTNVVQMADSIELNEHSRGVTWLPLFHDMGLLTVILPAVGGKYITIMSPRAFVARPSRWIRELAAVSDGAGTFAAAPNFAFEHAAARAVPKPGEELDLSNVIGLINGSEPVTTSSMRKFNEAFGPYGLPKTAIKPSYGMAEATLFVSSTRHTDEAKVIYVDRKELNAGRIVKVSPDAPNAIAQVSCGYVSRGQWAAIVDAETGTELPDERVGEIWLHGDNIGIGYWGRKDETDKTFRNRITARLAEGSHADGTPDDANWLRTGDYGVYIDGELYITGRVKDLVIVDGRNHYPQDLEFSAQEASTALRPGFVAAFAVPANQLPREVFENDASGLQFDADDASEQLVIVAERAPGAGKADPQPIADAVRAAISTRHGVTARDVLLVPAGSIPRTSSGKIARRACKTAYVEGTLRGGYRQQAFPDSV, from the coding sequence TTGAGCGTCGGGTTCGAAGAGTTCATCGATGAGAACGGCGAGATCAGGCTGCCGGAGGGATGTACGCTCCTCGATCACCTCGAGGAGAATTTCGCATCCAACGGCGGCGAACTCGCATACCGCTACATCGACTACTCGCGCGAGCGTGACGGCGAGGTCCACGAGCTGACCTGGGATCAGTTCGGCATTCGCGTCAAGGCCATCGCCGCGCGCCTCCAGCAGGTCACCGTTCCCGGCGACCGGGTGGCGATCCTCGCGCCCCAGGGCCTCGACTACGTCGTGTCCTTCTTCGCCGCGATCTTCGCCGGCACCATCGCCGTGCCGCTGTTCGACCCCGACGAGCCCGGCCACACCGACCGTCTTCACGCGGTGCTGGGCGACTGCACCCCCAGCGCGATCCTCACCGCGACCTCGTCCGCGGCGGGCGTGCGCCAGTTCTTCCGGCCGCTCCCGGCTGCCGAGCGTCCCCGCGTGATCGCCGTCGACGCGATCCCCGACACGGTCGCCGAGTCCTGGACGCGTCCGCCCATCGGCACCGACGACATCGCCTACCTGCAGTACACCTCCGGCTCGACCCGGGTGCCCGCAGGTGTGGAGATCACCCACCGCTCGGTGCTCACCAACGTCGTGCAGATGGCCGACTCGATCGAGCTGAACGAGCACTCCCGCGGCGTCACCTGGCTACCGCTGTTCCACGACATGGGTCTGCTCACCGTGATCCTGCCCGCCGTGGGTGGCAAGTACATCACGATCATGAGCCCCCGGGCCTTCGTCGCGCGCCCGAGCCGCTGGATTCGCGAGCTCGCCGCCGTCTCCGACGGTGCCGGCACCTTCGCGGCCGCCCCCAACTTCGCGTTCGAGCACGCCGCCGCCCGCGCGGTGCCGAAACCGGGCGAGGAGCTCGACCTGAGCAACGTCATCGGCCTGATCAACGGCAGCGAGCCCGTCACCACCTCGTCGATGCGCAAGTTCAACGAGGCGTTCGGCCCCTACGGCCTGCCGAAGACCGCGATCAAGCCGTCCTACGGCATGGCCGAGGCCACCCTGTTCGTCTCGTCCACCCGCCACACCGACGAGGCGAAGGTCATCTACGTCGACCGCAAGGAGCTCAACGCGGGCCGGATCGTGAAGGTCTCGCCCGACGCCCCGAACGCGATCGCGCAGGTCTCCTGTGGCTACGTCTCGCGGGGCCAGTGGGCCGCCATCGTCGACGCCGAGACCGGCACCGAGCTGCCCGACGAGCGGGTCGGCGAGATCTGGCTGCACGGCGACAACATCGGCATCGGCTACTGGGGTCGCAAGGACGAGACCGACAAGACCTTCCGCAACCGGATCACCGCGCGTCTGGCCGAGGGCAGCCACGCCGACGGCACCCCGGACGACGCGAACTGGCTGCGCACCGGCGACTACGGCGTCTACATCGACGGTGAGCTCTACATCACCGGCCGTGTGAAGGACCTCGTCATCGTCGACGGCCGCAACCACTACCCGCAGGACCTCGAGTTCTCCGCGCAGGAGGCGAGCACTGCGCTGCGCCCCGGTTTCGTCGCGGCCTTCGCCGTGCCGGCCAACCAGCTGCCGCGCGAGGTGTTCGAGAACGACGCCTCGGGCCTGCAGTTCGACGCCGACGACGCCTCCGAGCAGCTCGTGATCGTCGCCGAGCGTGCGCCGGGTGCCGGCAAGGCCGACCCGCAGCCGATCGCCGACGCGGTGCGCGCCGCGATCTCGACCCGCCACGGGGTCACCGCGCGCGACGTGCTGCTCGTACCGGCCGGGTCCATCCCGCGTACGTCCAGCGGCAAGATCGCCCGTCGGGCCTGCAAGACCGCATATGTCGAGGGGACGCTGCGCGGTGGTTACCGCCAGCAGGCGTTCCCGGACAGCGTGTAG
- a CDS encoding cutinase family protein produces MARTTQPKRRRARRTVIAGVLLVLAVVLVLWYLLAGRLDLPTPIPTPPGPEEPQTQPASCPDVQVVAVPGTWESAVGDDPYAPSANPMSLMLNVTRPLQERFDAQRADVYTVPYVAQFSNPIAIPPDGQQSYNNSRSAGFAATTDILARRSAECPLTTYVLTGFSQGAVIAGDVAAQIGAGNGPVPADRVLGVALIADGRRDGVSGTDIGPQVAGVGAELSLDGLRLPGITMTGARPGGFGELDDRTVQICAPSDSICDAPPNALNPANWMTAAPRVLEYVNNPIHAMYNTFVVDGNGTTATQWITQWASEKIEAAPHPAEE; encoded by the coding sequence ATGGCCAGGACGACGCAGCCGAAACGACGCCGCGCACGCAGGACGGTGATCGCGGGGGTACTGCTCGTCCTGGCCGTCGTGCTGGTGCTCTGGTACCTGCTGGCGGGACGGCTGGACCTGCCTACGCCGATCCCGACGCCGCCCGGCCCCGAGGAGCCGCAGACGCAGCCGGCCTCGTGCCCGGACGTGCAGGTCGTCGCGGTGCCGGGCACCTGGGAGTCCGCCGTGGGCGACGACCCGTACGCCCCGTCGGCCAACCCCATGTCGCTCATGCTCAACGTGACGCGGCCGCTGCAGGAGCGTTTCGACGCGCAGCGCGCCGACGTCTACACCGTCCCCTACGTCGCGCAGTTCTCGAACCCGATCGCGATCCCGCCGGACGGCCAGCAGTCCTACAACAACAGCCGCAGCGCCGGGTTCGCCGCGACCACCGACATCCTGGCGCGCCGGTCCGCGGAATGCCCGCTGACCACCTACGTGCTCACCGGTTTCTCGCAGGGCGCCGTGATCGCCGGTGACGTCGCGGCGCAGATCGGTGCGGGCAACGGGCCGGTCCCGGCCGACCGCGTCCTCGGTGTCGCGCTGATCGCCGACGGCCGGCGCGACGGGGTCTCGGGTACCGACATCGGCCCGCAGGTGGCGGGTGTGGGCGCCGAGCTGTCCCTCGACGGGCTGCGGCTGCCGGGCATCACCATGACCGGTGCGCGGCCCGGTGGCTTCGGTGAGCTCGACGACCGCACGGTGCAGATCTGCGCGCCGTCGGACAGCATCTGCGACGCCCCGCCGAACGCGCTCAACCCGGCGAACTGGATGACCGCCGCGCCGCGCGTCCTGGAGTACGTCAACAATCCGATCCACGCGATGTACAACACGTTCGTCGTCGACGGGAACGGCACGACGGCGACGCAGTGGATCACGCAGTGGGCGTCGGAGAAGATCGAGGCCGCACCGCATCCTGCGGAGGAGTGA
- a CDS encoding acyl-CoA carboxylase subunit beta, translating into MSTTAQKLAELREKLELAKEPAGEAAVAKRAKKGIPSARDRIDMLLDKGSFVEIGALMKTPGREDAMYGDGVVVGHGTVDGRPVAVFSHDQTVFGGSVGEMFGRKVAAVLDFALKIGCPVIGINDSGGARVQDAVTSLAWYGEIGKRHEPLSGLCPQISVIVGKCAGGAVYAPINTDVVVATEEAYMFVTGPDVIKAVTGENVSLDELGGARKQAEYGNVHHVAPDEKAAFEWVRQYLSYMPSNAQEKPPIINPGLEPEITPDDLSLDTFMPDADNSGYDMHDILLKIFDDGDFFEIRGQVAPNIITGYARVDGRPVGVVANQPLYLSGALDAAAADKAAHFVRVCDAYDIPLVFVVDTPGFLPGVEQEKVGVIKRGGRFLFSYVEASVPKVTVVVRKAYGGGYAVMGSKQLGADINFAWPTARIAVMGAESAVAVIGRRQIEAAGENAPAVRQQLINFYNEHVATPYIAAERGYVDAVIEPSTTRLEIRKALTILRDKQVFKNPRKHHLLPL; encoded by the coding sequence GTGAGCACCACGGCACAGAAGCTGGCCGAGCTGCGCGAGAAGTTGGAGCTGGCGAAGGAACCCGCGGGTGAAGCCGCCGTCGCCAAGCGCGCGAAGAAGGGCATTCCCAGCGCCCGCGACCGCATCGACATGCTGCTCGACAAGGGCAGCTTCGTCGAGATCGGCGCGCTGATGAAGACCCCCGGCCGCGAGGACGCGATGTACGGCGACGGCGTCGTGGTCGGCCACGGCACCGTCGACGGCCGTCCGGTCGCGGTGTTCTCCCACGACCAGACCGTCTTCGGCGGAAGCGTCGGCGAGATGTTCGGCCGCAAGGTCGCCGCGGTCCTCGACTTCGCCCTCAAGATCGGCTGCCCGGTCATCGGCATCAACGACTCCGGCGGCGCCCGCGTGCAGGACGCCGTCACCTCCCTCGCCTGGTACGGCGAGATCGGCAAGCGTCACGAGCCGCTGTCGGGTCTGTGCCCGCAGATCTCCGTGATCGTCGGCAAGTGCGCCGGCGGCGCGGTGTACGCACCGATCAACACCGACGTCGTGGTCGCCACCGAAGAGGCGTACATGTTCGTCACCGGCCCGGACGTCATCAAGGCGGTCACCGGTGAGAACGTCAGCCTCGACGAGCTCGGTGGTGCCCGCAAGCAGGCCGAGTACGGCAACGTGCACCACGTCGCGCCGGACGAGAAGGCCGCCTTCGAGTGGGTGCGGCAGTACCTGAGCTACATGCCGTCCAACGCCCAGGAGAAGCCGCCGATCATCAATCCCGGTCTCGAACCGGAGATCACCCCCGACGATCTGTCGCTGGACACGTTCATGCCGGACGCCGACAACTCCGGCTACGACATGCACGACATCCTGCTCAAGATCTTCGACGACGGCGACTTCTTCGAGATCCGCGGGCAGGTCGCGCCGAACATCATCACCGGCTACGCCCGCGTCGACGGCCGTCCGGTGGGTGTGGTCGCGAACCAGCCGCTGTACCTGTCGGGTGCGCTCGACGCAGCGGCCGCCGACAAGGCCGCCCACTTCGTGCGCGTGTGCGACGCCTACGACATCCCGCTGGTGTTCGTCGTCGACACCCCCGGCTTCCTGCCCGGTGTCGAGCAGGAGAAGGTCGGCGTCATCAAGCGCGGTGGCCGGTTCCTGTTCTCGTACGTCGAGGCGTCGGTCCCGAAGGTCACCGTCGTGGTGCGCAAGGCCTACGGCGGCGGTTACGCCGTGATGGGCTCGAAGCAGCTCGGCGCCGACATCAACTTCGCATGGCCCACCGCCCGCATCGCGGTGATGGGCGCGGAGTCCGCCGTCGCGGTCATCGGCCGCCGGCAGATCGAGGCCGCCGGGGAGAACGCCCCCGCGGTGCGTCAGCAGCTCATCAACTTCTACAACGAGCACGTGGCGACGCCGTACATCGCGGCCGAGCGCGGTTACGTCGACGCGGTGATCGAGCCGTCGACCACCCGCCTCGAGATCCGCAAGGCGCTCACCATCCTGCGCGACAAGCAGGTCTTCAAGAACCCGCGCAAGCACCACCTGCTGCCGCTGTAG
- the pks13 gene encoding polyketide synthase Pks13 (Pks13 is a key enzyme in mycolic acid biosynthesis.) — protein MTVAQLREWLRNWIADATGQPVSQISDDRPMEEFGLSSRDAVAMAGEIEELLGVTLNATIAYQHPTIASLATRIIEGEPEAPADDDSALYHAGVPSGSKDIAIVGLSTRFPGHVDTPEQMWDLLASGRDGITDLPEDRWAEFDADPAIRESIRKANTKGGYLDDVKGFDAEFFAMSPREVEMVDPQQRLALELTWEALEHAHIPPSELKGGSVGVFIGSSASDYMLLAVGDPSAAHPYALTGTSSAVIANRVSYFYDFHGPSVTLDTACSSSLVAVHQAVQALRNGEADVALAGGVNMLLAPAGTLGFDELGVMAPDGRIKAFSADADGMIRAEGGGLVVLKRLEDAERDGDDILAVIAGSAVNQDGRSNGLAAPNPEAQVDVLRRAYRDAQILPSGVDYIEAHGTGTVLGDPIEADALGRVVGRGREADKPVLLGSAKTNFGHLESAAGAAGLIKVVLAMRNDRIPPTLNYTAPNPYIPFDSAHLQVVPEGAEWPRYTGRAVAGVSGFGFGGTNAHVVVREYTGPEGQEASEAEVEVLPETLEATETTEPARELPVLLAVSGPMPSRRRRAAADLADWLETEKGSTTPLADVARTLARRNHGRSRAVVIASTHGEAIAGLRAVAAGKPAQGVFVADAPAAKGPVWVLSGFGAQHRKMAKQLYLENPVFAAAVDEVDELIYDESGYSMKEKFLDDAQNYDVETAQVGIFTIQIGLAALLRHHGVEPAAVVGHSMGEAAGAYISGGLSLEDAVRVICSRSRLMGEAESGLTGDDIRLMALVEYSADEITGVLPDFPQLEVCVYAAPTHTVIGGPQEQVNAIVERAEAEEKFARVLQTKGASHTSQVDPILGELAAELAGIEPYRLKVDLYSSVDKETLYRAGHEGIHGVEYWTKGMRHSVYFTQAIRQALSDGHTTFVELNANPATLMSVAATAFDAGVQDGQFIQTLKRKEDESLGVLTALAQLYVHGHSVDLRTLLSEGDYADLPRTAFLRKPFWVEARIGGAGNGRVPGARVALPDGRYAWEVQASAVTDPSELVVAAAAQVLSDVTLTASIPHAEVPAAGTLTTTLTRHPGGASLQVHANTGDGFTLIHEGVVTSGEPLPAPVATVAAKPAAEVEEQAEVTETFGDKWDPEGSQTLEERLTLIVAESMGYAPEDLPAEIPLIELGLDSLMAVRIKNRVEYEFDIPQLQLAAVKDASLRDVAKYLRYAVENREEVARLAEQQAAEKAAERAAAEDTTDELPQTEDTTVVAEAEKIVVEAEREEAAQDAAAQESEQESTGVDVPPRDAAERLTFASWAVVTGKSAKGIFNTLPKLDRDVAEKLAARLSERANGEITVDDVLAATTIEQLSETVRQHLESADRIDGLVRVLRPRPEGSDAVPVFVFHPAGGSTVAYEPLLRRLPATTPMYGFERTEGPIDTRAQVYLPLIKEIQGDGPYVLCGWSLGGVLAYAVARLLREEGKDVRLVGLIDTVMAGEKVEDTPDEIRKRWQRYSAFAKKTYGIDAPLPYDLLAEAGSDEEQIGILMGLLELSGAQIPGGIIEHQRTSWLDNRAIQTAELLPYDGKVVLYMADKYHDDAIDLEPAFGTRQPDGGWGEVVADLEVVHVGGDHLQIVDEPYISKVGEDLSRKLADIEASRS, from the coding sequence ATGACCGTTGCGCAGCTGCGCGAATGGCTGCGTAACTGGATCGCCGACGCGACCGGTCAGCCGGTCTCCCAGATCTCGGACGACCGTCCGATGGAGGAGTTCGGCCTGTCCTCCCGGGACGCCGTGGCGATGGCCGGTGAGATCGAGGAACTGCTCGGTGTCACCCTCAACGCGACGATCGCCTACCAGCACCCGACGATCGCGTCGCTCGCGACGCGCATCATCGAGGGCGAGCCCGAGGCACCCGCCGACGACGACTCCGCGCTGTACCACGCGGGTGTGCCGTCGGGCTCGAAGGACATCGCCATCGTCGGCCTGTCCACCCGCTTCCCCGGGCACGTCGACACCCCGGAACAGATGTGGGACCTGCTCGCCTCCGGGCGCGACGGCATCACCGACCTGCCCGAGGACCGCTGGGCGGAGTTCGACGCCGACCCCGCCATCCGGGAGTCGATCCGCAAGGCCAACACCAAGGGCGGCTACCTCGACGACGTGAAGGGCTTCGACGCGGAGTTCTTCGCGATGTCGCCGCGCGAGGTCGAGATGGTCGACCCGCAGCAGCGCCTGGCGCTGGAGCTGACCTGGGAGGCGCTCGAGCACGCCCACATCCCGCCGAGCGAGCTCAAGGGCGGCTCGGTCGGTGTGTTCATCGGCAGCTCGGCCAGCGACTACATGCTGCTCGCCGTGGGCGACCCGTCCGCGGCGCATCCCTACGCGCTCACCGGCACCTCCAGCGCGGTGATCGCCAACCGGGTGTCGTACTTCTACGACTTCCACGGCCCGTCCGTCACCCTCGACACGGCGTGCTCGTCGTCGCTGGTCGCGGTGCACCAGGCCGTGCAGGCGCTGCGCAACGGTGAGGCCGACGTCGCGCTCGCCGGTGGCGTCAACATGCTGCTCGCCCCGGCCGGCACGCTCGGCTTCGACGAGCTCGGCGTGATGGCCCCCGACGGCCGCATCAAGGCGTTCTCCGCCGACGCGGACGGCATGATCCGCGCCGAGGGCGGCGGTCTCGTCGTACTCAAGCGGCTCGAGGACGCCGAACGCGACGGCGACGACATCCTCGCGGTCATCGCCGGTTCGGCCGTCAACCAGGACGGCCGCTCCAATGGTCTGGCCGCCCCCAACCCCGAGGCGCAGGTCGACGTGCTGCGTCGTGCCTACCGCGACGCGCAGATCCTGCCGTCCGGGGTCGACTACATCGAGGCGCACGGCACCGGCACGGTACTCGGCGACCCCATCGAGGCCGATGCGCTCGGCCGGGTCGTGGGCCGCGGCCGCGAGGCCGACAAGCCGGTGCTGCTCGGCTCCGCCAAGACCAACTTCGGTCACCTCGAGTCCGCCGCAGGCGCGGCCGGCCTGATCAAGGTCGTCCTCGCGATGCGCAACGACCGGATCCCGCCGACGTTGAACTACACCGCGCCGAACCCGTACATCCCGTTCGACAGCGCCCACCTGCAGGTCGTCCCCGAGGGCGCCGAGTGGCCGCGCTACACCGGCCGGGCCGTCGCGGGTGTCTCCGGTTTCGGTTTCGGTGGCACCAACGCGCACGTGGTGGTCCGCGAGTACACCGGTCCGGAAGGTCAGGAGGCGTCCGAGGCCGAGGTCGAGGTCCTGCCCGAGACCCTCGAGGCCACCGAGACCACCGAGCCGGCCCGGGAGCTGCCGGTGCTGCTGGCCGTGTCGGGCCCGATGCCGTCGCGGCGCCGCCGTGCCGCCGCCGATCTCGCCGACTGGCTCGAGACCGAGAAGGGCAGCACGACCCCGCTGGCCGACGTCGCCCGCACCCTCGCCCGCCGCAACCACGGCCGTTCCCGCGCCGTCGTGATCGCGAGCACCCACGGTGAGGCCATCGCCGGGCTGCGCGCCGTCGCCGCCGGCAAGCCCGCCCAGGGTGTGTTCGTCGCCGACGCTCCCGCCGCGAAGGGCCCGGTGTGGGTGCTGTCCGGCTTCGGTGCCCAGCACCGCAAGATGGCCAAGCAGCTGTACCTGGAGAACCCGGTCTTCGCTGCGGCCGTCGACGAGGTCGACGAGCTGATCTACGACGAGTCGGGCTACTCCATGAAGGAGAAGTTCCTCGACGACGCCCAGAACTACGACGTCGAGACCGCCCAGGTCGGCATCTTCACCATCCAGATCGGCCTTGCCGCGCTGCTGCGCCACCACGGTGTCGAGCCCGCCGCGGTAGTCGGCCATTCGATGGGTGAGGCCGCCGGCGCCTACATCTCGGGCGGCCTGTCGCTCGAGGACGCCGTCCGCGTCATCTGCTCGCGCTCGCGTCTGATGGGCGAGGCCGAGTCCGGCCTGACCGGCGACGACATCCGCCTCATGGCGCTCGTCGAGTACAGCGCCGACGAGATCACCGGGGTGCTGCCGGACTTCCCGCAGCTCGAGGTGTGCGTCTACGCGGCCCCGACCCACACGGTCATCGGCGGCCCGCAGGAGCAGGTCAACGCCATCGTCGAGCGCGCCGAGGCCGAGGAGAAGTTCGCGCGGGTCCTGCAGACCAAGGGTGCGAGCCACACCTCGCAGGTCGATCCGATCCTCGGGGAGCTCGCCGCCGAACTCGCCGGCATCGAGCCGTACCGCCTGAAGGTCGACCTGTACTCGTCGGTCGACAAGGAGACGCTGTACCGCGCCGGCCACGAGGGCATCCACGGCGTCGAGTACTGGACCAAGGGCATGCGGCACAGCGTGTACTTCACGCAGGCCATCCGCCAGGCCCTGTCCGACGGGCACACCACCTTCGTCGAGCTCAACGCCAACCCCGCGACGCTCATGTCGGTGGCGGCGACGGCCTTCGACGCCGGTGTGCAGGACGGCCAGTTCATCCAGACGCTCAAGCGCAAGGAGGACGAGTCCCTCGGCGTCCTCACCGCTCTCGCACAGCTTTACGTGCACGGCCACTCGGTGGACCTGAGGACGCTGCTGTCGGAGGGCGACTACGCCGATCTGCCGCGTACGGCCTTCCTCCGCAAGCCGTTCTGGGTCGAGGCCCGCATCGGCGGGGCCGGCAACGGCCGGGTGCCCGGCGCTCGCGTTGCGCTGCCGGACGGCCGGTACGCCTGGGAGGTGCAGGCCTCGGCCGTCACCGACCCGTCCGAACTCGTCGTCGCGGCCGCCGCGCAGGTGCTGTCGGACGTCACGCTCACCGCGTCGATCCCGCACGCCGAGGTGCCCGCGGCCGGCACCCTCACCACCACGCTCACCCGGCATCCGGGCGGCGCGTCGCTGCAGGTGCACGCCAACACCGGCGACGGCTTCACCCTGATCCACGAGGGTGTCGTCACCTCCGGTGAGCCGCTGCCCGCCCCGGTGGCCACGGTCGCCGCGAAGCCCGCGGCCGAGGTCGAGGAGCAGGCCGAGGTCACCGAGACCTTCGGCGACAAGTGGGATCCGGAGGGTTCACAGACCCTCGAGGAGCGGCTGACGCTGATCGTCGCCGAGTCCATGGGCTACGCGCCGGAGGACCTGCCGGCCGAGATCCCGCTCATCGAGCTGGGCCTGGACTCGCTGATGGCGGTGCGCATCAAGAACCGCGTCGAGTACGAGTTCGACATCCCACAGCTGCAGCTCGCGGCGGTCAAGGACGCGAGCCTGCGCGACGTCGCGAAGTACCTGCGGTACGCGGTGGAGAACCGCGAGGAGGTCGCCAGGCTCGCCGAGCAGCAGGCCGCCGAGAAGGCCGCCGAACGCGCTGCAGCCGAGGACACCACCGACGAGCTGCCGCAGACCGAGGACACCACGGTCGTCGCGGAGGCCGAGAAGATCGTCGTCGAGGCGGAACGGGAAGAGGCGGCCCAGGACGCAGCGGCTCAGGAGAGCGAACAGGAGTCGACCGGTGTCGACGTCCCGCCGCGCGACGCCGCCGAACGCCTGACCTTCGCCTCCTGGGCCGTGGTCACCGGCAAATCGGCCAAGGGCATCTTCAACACGCTGCCGAAGCTCGACCGCGACGTCGCCGAGAAGCTCGCGGCCCGGCTGTCCGAGCGGGCGAACGGCGAGATCACCGTCGACGACGTGCTCGCCGCGACGACCATCGAGCAGCTCTCCGAGACCGTGCGTCAGCACCTCGAGTCCGCCGACCGCATCGACGGCCTCGTGCGGGTCCTGCGGCCGCGGCCCGAGGGTTCGGACGCCGTGCCGGTGTTCGTCTTCCACCCGGCCGGTGGCTCGACCGTCGCGTACGAGCCGCTGCTGCGCCGCCTGCCCGCGACCACCCCGATGTACGGCTTCGAGCGCACCGAGGGCCCGATCGACACCCGCGCCCAGGTGTATCTGCCGCTCATCAAGGAGATCCAGGGCGACGGCCCGTACGTGCTGTGCGGCTGGTCGCTCGGCGGTGTGCTCGCCTACGCGGTGGCCCGGCTGCTGCGCGAGGAGGGCAAGGACGTGCGCCTCGTCGGCCTCATCGACACCGTCATGGCGGGGGAGAAGGTCGAGGACACCCCGGACGAGATCCGTAAGCGCTGGCAGCGCTACTCGGCGTTCGCGAAGAAGACCTACGGCATCGACGCGCCGCTGCCCTACGACCTGCTGGCCGAGGCCGGCAGCGACGAGGAGCAGATCGGCATCCTGATGGGGCTGCTGGAGCTGAGCGGGGCGCAGATCCCCGGCGGCATCATCGAGCACCAGCGCACGTCGTGGCTCGACAACCGCGCCATCCAGACCGCGGAGCTGCTGCCCTACGACGGCAAGGTCGTGCTGTACATGGCCGACAAGTACCACGACGACGCGATCGACCTCGAGCCGGCCTTCGGCACCCGGCAGCCCGACGGTGGGTGGGGTGAGGTCGTCGCGGATCTCGAGGTCGTGCACGTCGGCGGTGATCACCTGCAGATCGTCGACGAACCGTACATCTCGAAGGTGGGGGAAGACCTGTCCCGCAAGCTGGCCGATATCGAGGCCTCGAGGAGCTGA